A section of the Primulina eburnea isolate SZY01 chromosome 1, ASM2296580v1, whole genome shotgun sequence genome encodes:
- the LOC140812696 gene encoding uncharacterized protein, which translates to MTTRLREGTSVHEHGVRMIGLIEKLVGLDLVIPSELSTDILLLSLPASFDGFVVNFNMNKLEATLEELVNMLTNYEATIKKEKPVLLVGSSYGTKKGAPNKGKKRSAPPKKNKPNKKPYKKANPGPSKPDKSEQVCFHCNKPGHWRRNCEEYLAQKRSGHGDGKKQEA; encoded by the exons atgactacacgcttgcgagaggggacttcggtccatgagcatggtgttaggatgattgggctcattgagaagttggtgggactcgacttggttattcctagtgagctCTCGACTGATATTCTCTTGTTGTCTTTGCCTGCCTCGTTCGATGGATTTGTGGTTAATTTTAATATGAATAAGCTTGAGGccacccttgaagagttggtcaatatgCTTACTAATTATGAGGCCACAATTAAAAAGGAAAAGCCTGTTCTTCTAGTGGGTTCTTCGTATGGTACGAAAAAGGGAGCCCCAAATAAAGGCAAGAAGCGTTCTGCCCCTCCaaagaagaacaagcccaaCAAAAAGCCATACAAGAAAGCAAATCCGGGGCCCTCAAAGCCTGACAAGTCAGAACAAGTCTGTTTCCACTGCaacaagcctggacattggaggcgtaattgcgaggagtatcttgcccagaagcgttctggccatg gtgatgggaagaagcaggaggcttag